The proteins below are encoded in one region of Trueperaceae bacterium:
- a CDS encoding GTP-binding protein: MAKATFERTKPHVNVGTIGHVDHGKTTLTAAITFAAAAADPSVETQSYDQIDKAPEEKARGITINTSHVEYQTPERHYSHVDCPGHADYVKNMI; the protein is encoded by the coding sequence ATGGCGAAAGCGACGTTCGAGCGTACGAAGCCGCATGTGAATGTTGGGACTATTGGTCATGTTGATCATGGGAAGACGACGTTGACGGCTGCTATTACGTTTGCGGCTGCGGCGGCGGATCCGTCTGTGGAGACGCAGTCGTATGATCAGATCGATAAGGCGCCGGAGGAGAAGGCGCGGGGTATTACGATTAATACTTCGCATGTTGAGTATCAGACTCCGGAGCGGCATTATTCGCATGTTGATTGTCCGGGTCATGCGGATTATGTGAAGAATATGATT